The sequence GCGTTTCAGATAATCTTCAATGCCTTCAACAATCTTCACCGGAATCATCGGGTCTTTAAATATGGCTGTACCAACCTGCACTATGGAAGCTCCTGCCAGCATAAATTCAATAGCATCGGCAGCATTCATTATTCCGCCAATTCCAACAACAGGGATTTTAACAGCATTTGCAACCTGCCAAACCATGCGCAGTGCAATCGGTTTAATTGCCGGACCGGATAATCCGCCAGTTATGGTAGATAAAAGAGGTGTTCTTTTTTCAGCATCAATGGCCATTCCCAAAAAGGTATTTACTAATGATACGGCATCCGCCCCCTGTCCTTCTACAGCTTTGGCAATTTCTGTAATATCGGTAACATTTGGCGACAATTTCACGATCATTGTTTTATCGTAAACTTTACGTACTTCGCGGGTTACCATTTCGGCTCCAGGGCAGCTCACACCAAAGGCCATTCCGCCTTCCTTCACGTTAGGGCACGAGATATTCAGTTCAATGGCATTTATTTTATCCAGTTCATTAACTTTCTCGGTTAAAGCAATATAATCCTCAACAGTAGATCCGTTTACATTTATAATCAATTGTGTATCATAGTCAACAATATCAGGATAAATGTTTTCAATAAAGTAATCGATGCCTTTATTTTGTAACCCCACAGCATTTAGCATGCCCGACGGGGTTTCCGCCATTCGCGGGTAGTTATTACCATCGCGGTTTTTAAGCGTTGTGCCTTTCAGAAAATAACCTCCAAGCAAGCCTGGCTCAAAGAATTCAGCTGTTTCGCGTGCAAATCCGCACGTTCCCGAAGCCAGTGTTACCGGATTTTTAAATTCTATATCGTGTAATTTTACTTTTAAATCTACCATTTTAAATCATTAATGTTAAACACCGGACCATCAGTACAAACACATTGGTTTCCTTTGTTTGTGGGCTCTATACAACACAAACAAACACCAAATCCACAGGCCATAAGATTTTCGAGCGACACTTCGCAAAATACGTTCGCTGCTTTTGCCTCTTTTGCAATGGCCCGCATCATTCCATCCGGACCGCAAGCGTATATTTTACTGTAGGATTTTAAGTTATTGGTGAATACCGAATGCTGCGTTACAAATCCCTTTTCACCCAACGAACCATCCTCAGAAGCATAATGTAAATTCGCATACTTTTTATAGTTATCTACATTTATGTGATCTTCTTTTGATCGTGCTCCCAGTAAAATGTCAACATTCTCTACCGGTAAACCTGATTCTTTTGCTAAGAAAAGCATTGGCGCAACACCACTTCCACCACCAATTAACAAGATCTTATCGTCTGCAGACGGATACGTAAAGGTTTTTCCCAGTGGATAAACCATACTGAGCTTACTACCAGCTTTAATTTCCGTTAGTTTACGCGATCCCCGCCCAAGTATTTTAACGATCATCGAGATAACATTCTTCTCGTAATCTACTTCAAACACTGAAAAAGGCCGGCGAAGAAAGATCTCTTCAGCTTCCCTAATTTCAATATTTACAAATTGTCCTGGTTTTATCTCCGGAAGTTCAGTTTCCGATTGTACTTTGATAAGAAAGTTTGTAGCGTTTAGCGCACTATTTTCAATTACGTTGAATTCTTTGACAAACTTTTTTGGCATGTATTCTGATTTTGCCGCAAAGATAATAGAATAATTATTGATTTTAATGTGGAGATTGTATACAAAAAGAAAAGACCGTTGAATAACGGCCTTCTATGTAATATTTAAATTAGGTAAAAAATAAGGGTCTTTGTTTATATTTGTACAAATGTATTAATATATTTTACATTTCCAAAATAATATTTTACTTTTTTACTACCAAATGTATTTCGTAAACACATACCGCTATAAACCAGAAATGGCCACTATTTCTAGTGGCCAAGCGACTTCTGGATTTATCAACTTAAATTGGGTTTGTAAATTGAATCTATATTGTTTTAATCATCCTGTCGTATTGTTGTTTACTTTTGTTGTTACAAATATGAAGACAATAATTCACATATGCAAACGTTTTTAAAATTATTTTTGTAGAAAGTTTACTTTTGTGTAGAAACCTCATGAATATAAGCAGATTGCGGGTGTTACAGATATGAATTACAAAAGTATATTTTATGAATTTACATATAAACAAAAGAGGACCGTAATTTTACAGCCCTCTTTGTTACTCTGGTTTAACCACCGCTTGGAGGCCAAATACCTTTTAGTAAAAACGATTACAATTCTCTACAACATATAATATACAAATGTTTTTATTCTATTTATTATTAAAACTATCCGGTTAAATTCTTTCAATAACTATTTAGGATCGTGTAAAGCTTTCTGCTCATAAGTGCTATTCTATATAATATTAACTACCAGCACCAATTATTATCCTTAAAGCTTCTTAGCGTTGTTTATATATATTAAATGTACCATCACGGTATATAATAACCATTTTGTCGATCTTACTATCTGGCGCCGTCATTGATCTTTCAATATTCTCCTCAGGAATAACATTCTTCGTTATTGGTTTCTCAGTTAAAGGCTGCTGTTTTATAGTTTCTTCAACTATTGGTAGCTTTTGTTGCGGAGTACTAGCTACTGATACTTGTCCACTAAACATATCTCCCTCACCTGTTAGTAACCAGCGAGCGTTTAAATCAGGGAATTCCAGTAGCAACTTCTCAATGAATGAAGCACCTGGTTTATTTCTACCATTAAGAATATGTGAGATATTAGATCGTTGCACATCCAGAACAGCAGCCAGTTCACCGGCTGAGATCCCTTTTGCTTCGATAAAATTTTTAATTCGGTCTTTCATTTTATGCAGTGTGTTGTGAAGATACATTTGTCATGCGTCCAACAGACTTCGTGTATACTTCAAAAACAAATGTAAATATTCTTTTCGAATTTAACAACTACTTTTTACTAAATGTAAATTCAACAGATACTTCAGAATCACCAAAACAATGAAACATATATCTTTAGATAATATCCGTATATGGCTGATAATCAACATTTAAAAGCATTCATATTTCTCAAAAGTACACAAGGAAACGATTACATACGATTAAATAGATATATTACTATAGATAAACTCCATAATGGACTGAATAACTGATTATAAAACATTATTACAAGGTATGTATATTTATACATTTACAGCTTTCATGATAATTTTCTACTTTGTATAAATTGGTTATATTTATTTAAACACCACCCTCCTATTTAGTTACATATATATAATTCAGGTATTATATTTATTTAATTAAATAAACCATTTACTGTATTCTTAATTTCATACACACAACATATGTAACAAGCAGAAAAATAGAGGCATGTAACATATGTATATACTGTAGTTAAATGCATTTTTACATTTCTATTTATTTTATAAAGTCATTTGTAAATTTTACAAGAGTACACTGCGATCCTGTAACATTACTATCGAGATTTGTAATTTGATTATCGACTGGTTAAACTTTTTTACTACCAATTAGAAAAGTTTTAATTTTCTATCCTAATAAATTGAAAAGACTCCTGTCCTCTCACAATTTATGTTTTTGTGAAAAATGTCGTAAATATTTACGTAGAATTACACATAAACGGAAGTCAGTTGAATTCTCAGACGCTTAAGAAAGGCTATATTGCTCGATAAGTCACATGTATTTAACAACTTAACTCAAAATAATATGATTTAGAAATGCTGATCAACTAGAGAAAAATGACCTTAAATCTAAATTTTTGAATACTATTTCGTCAAAAGCTAAAATCTTTGATCTGTTAATTCTTAAATTTAGCTATAACGAATTAAAATCAACAGATAGTAAGAAATCGAAACCGACATCTTCGAGTTCTTTAAGGTAGGATGCTCTGACTCCTATTTTAACAGGAGCATAAAATCTTAAGAAATTAACATCACCTAATAATTCTACACCATACGACGATATATCTGCATCAAATTTTGCAGGAACATCTCCACCATGATAACTTCCTTTTAGGTTTGCGTAATCGGCAAAAATGGTTGCACTTATCCTCCGCACATATGTCAATCCGCCAATACTTAAATCGGGATTAATAAGTGGTAGTGCATAATTTAGCGATAAGGACTGCAATTGTTCGGTTTCTATTTTTGTCCATCCCCTGGGAAAACGAACGGCATCAGAAAATCCAAAGAAATTTCCGGAGGTTTTATCTTGTATACCTCCGTACAAACGTATTCCATGATTTTTTAAAAAGCCGGGAAGATAAACATTAGAAGCAGCAGCATACAATTTCCCCATCTCGTCCGACTGCCATGGCGAGTGGCGTATATTCCCCTCGATAGAAAATCCAAAATCGGGATATATATCCTGATGGCTTCTGCGCAACAGCTGATAGTAGTAGAGTCGATATGAAATAGAATGATAGTTGCCCGCATTAAATTCATCCGGAGTCGATTTCTCCTTACCGTAATGTGCCATTTGATAATCAACCTCAGGTTGTAACAAACGGGAATATGCTCCCCTGGACAAATTTAACGGAATCCGCATATTGGCACTCAATGTCGTTTCATTCCATTTATAATTTTCGAGTGTGGTGTCGCGACGAACTATCTCGTCATTTTCATCACGATATTCCTTAATCAGCCAATACTGCGAAGCGCGTTTACCTCCGGTTACCTCTAAATCAAAAACAGGAAACCATCCTTTATACGTATACTTTCCATAAAAATGTCCTGTTTTTTCGCTGGTGTCCCACTTATAACCCAAAGTGGTAAATGCAGTTCCCAGTTTATTTTGAGACATCAAACTTACACCAGGCAAAAACTCATAATTATCAGGATCGACAAAAACAGGTGCCCAACTATGAAAGTTGAAAAGATGCTTTGGTTTGCTATACGCCTTTGTTTCATACTGAATTGTGGTGTCAATACCGGTAAAATCAACTATTCCAGGTTCTTGCTTTTGCATTGAATTTGCCAATGTCCAACTGCCTGGACCAATCGTGTTGATCGGATCAGTATGTTCGGGTTGAAATTCCAGTATACGAAAACCATTTCCAGTGTAATCACTTATTGCAATAGTGCCATTTTGTTGAATAGCAGGATAAGCGGTATCGAAACGAGGGGCGTATAATCGATTAATTTCAGCGCTTTTGAGGTTGTAAACGTAAAGTGCATTTTTACCAGAATAGCTGCTGATGAAATATAAGCTGTCTCCGGAAATCTGCAACTGTTTTATCTCTCCCAATTCGGTTCCCGGAAACAAAGTTTGTTCCTCATTTTGCAGATTCACTTTTGCTATTCGTTTTCCATTTTCGTCTAGAAGTACAAAAATCAATTCATGTTGATTGAGCCAAACCGGAGTAAATAAAGTATTATTATCTTTTGTTTGATAACGGTATTTCATTTTACCACTTGCAATATCATACACCGTGAGATAATTGTGATTTGAGAAATCGGTTTCAACAACTGCCACTTCTTTCAAATTAGGAGAAAGTACCGGGGCAAACGCTTTGAATTCGGGAGAAACAGAATACATTTTTTTTGAATTAGCGTTAAAGATTCTTATACGCGAAAGCCCACTGTGCGACCAGCGAAGATCGGGTATCTTTTCTGCCCAAACAGCCCATTCTCCCCTAAAACTTACTGATTCTTCAAAAATAATTCCTGGAGTGATCAACTTCTTCTCAGTACCACTTTTTTTGTTGATTACAACAAAACAGGGAACAACATTTAATCCGGTTTTGTAGGCAATCAGTTCATCATCGTTCAGCCAGTGTTTGTACAAATAATTGGTATACGTCTTGTTTTTTACCGAGAGTTGTGTTGATGGAGTACCTTCAAATTGTGCATCAATATTTTTCCATCCGGTTGCCAGGCTATCGAATATCGATTCGTAAAGTTCAACCTTTCCGAAACCGGTTTCCAGTTTTAGCGCTTTGTTAAAAGGAGTTATTGAAAATGGCTTTGTCCCTACTCTTTTCATGGCCTTTTCCCACATATCGCTGCCATAACGTTCTCTTGAATTAGCCACCAAGTAGTACCCCAGTTTATAATGATTGGGAACGTAATCTTTGTAGGAGCCGAGGTAAGCTTTATCGTACGAGAATATATTGTTGTCGACAACCTGTGCCTGATGTTCCATCAGGAAAGAAGGAAAACGTCCACGTCCGTAATTGCCTAATGCAGTTTCAGTTACCACAGCATCGCCCTCAATAAACCACCACGGTAGATAAGCTCCGAACAACAGGGCTGTTCCCTGCTCACCTAAAATAATTTTGATAAGTTTTGGTAAATCAGAATTCAACTTATCGATTTGCACCACATGACGAAATTCGTGCAAAGCCAATTGTTCCAGCCAGTCTTGTGGATAAATTGACTGACGAGGTGTAGTATAAAACTCCGACCTCTTTGGTGCGTAAGCCACCAAACCATTCGATTGTACCGTTTGCGTGTGAAGAATTACCGAAATTTTTTCCGGATTGTGTTTTAACGAGT comes from uncultured Draconibacterium sp. and encodes:
- a CDS encoding dihydroorotate dehydrogenase, whose product is MVDLKVKLHDIEFKNPVTLASGTCGFARETAEFFEPGLLGGYFLKGTTLKNRDGNNYPRMAETPSGMLNAVGLQNKGIDYFIENIYPDIVDYDTQLIINVNGSTVEDYIALTEKVNELDKINAIELNISCPNVKEGGMAFGVSCPGAEMVTREVRKVYDKTMIVKLSPNVTDITEIAKAVEGQGADAVSLVNTFLGMAIDAEKRTPLLSTITGGLSGPAIKPIALRMVWQVANAVKIPVVGIGGIMNAADAIEFMLAGASIVQVGTAIFKDPMIPVKIVEGIEDYLKRHNMQSASELIGALQV
- a CDS encoding helix-turn-helix transcriptional regulator, yielding MKDRIKNFIEAKGISAGELAAVLDVQRSNISHILNGRNKPGASFIEKLLLEFPDLNARWLLTGEGDMFSGQVSVASTPQQKLPIVEETIKQQPLTEKPITKNVIPEENIERSMTAPDSKIDKMVIIYRDGTFNIYKQR
- a CDS encoding dihydroorotate dehydrogenase electron transfer subunit — protein: MPKKFVKEFNVIENSALNATNFLIKVQSETELPEIKPGQFVNIEIREAEEIFLRRPFSVFEVDYEKNVISMIVKILGRGSRKLTEIKAGSKLSMVYPLGKTFTYPSADDKILLIGGGSGVAPMLFLAKESGLPVENVDILLGARSKEDHINVDNYKKYANLHYASEDGSLGEKGFVTQHSVFTNNLKSYSKIYACGPDGMMRAIAKEAKAANVFCEVSLENLMACGFGVCLCCIEPTNKGNQCVCTDGPVFNINDLKW